A stretch of DNA from Micromonospora sp. WMMD1155:
GCTCACATGAAAGAACACGACGGCTCGTGGACCCCTGCCGCCGAAAGCAACCACCGGCGGCCCTTCTCCTGGACCGCATTCTCAACACCCCTACGAAAGAGGTAGCCATGTCAAACGTCACCTTCGATTTCACCGGCAAGGTGGTTCTGGTCACCGGCGGCGGCAGCGGCATTGGTCTGCAGGTCGCCAAGGACTTCGCCGCGGCCGGCGCGGACGTCGTCATCGCGGGCCGGACCACGTCGCGTCTGGACGCGGCAGTCACGGAGATCGGCGCCAAGGCGAGCGCGAGCACCCTGGACATCGGCGACGGCGACGCGGTGCGCGCGTTGATCGCCGATATGGTCAACCGGTACGGGCGCCTCGACGTGGTCGTGAGCAACGCGGCGAGCTACATCCCCGGCGACATCACCGACGTTGCCCCGTCCGACTGGGAGCAGCTGCGCCGCACGAACATCGACGGCTTCTTCCACCTGGCGCAGGCGGCACTGCCCGAGCTGGCCAAGACGGGCGGAAGTTTCGTCGCCACCTCCAGCGTGTCGGGCCTGCGCGGGGACTGGGGTTCGCCCATCTACAACGCCTCGAAGGGCGCGGTCTCGCTGTTCGTGCAGGCGCTCGCCCTGGACTGGGGCGCCAAAGGTGTGCGGGTCAACGCCGTGGCGCCGTCGCTCACCAACACCGAGCCGGTCGCGGGCGTGACCGGTAACGACACACTGCTACGGCAGTTCGAGGCGAGGGTCGCGCTCGGGCGCATCGCGGAGCCCGACGACATCTCCCCGGTGGTGCTCTTCCTCGCCTCTGACTCGGCCCGATACGTCAACGGGGTGATCCTGCCCGTCGACGGAGGCACCAGTGCGTCCACCGGTCAGGCACGACCCGCCTGACGAGGTTCTCGGTCACGTCACAACCACGGAGTCATCGCAGTCAAAACAGCTACGGCTGCGTCACTGGGCACTGATCATTCATCAGGAGACGAGCAATGAAATCTATCCAGTTCAGCGAGTACGGCGTTCCGGACTCGCTGCGCCTGGTCGAGGCCGAACCCACCCCGGCGCGTGCCGGCGAGGTCCGGGTGGCCATCGAAGCGGCACCGCTGAACCCCTCGGACTTCATGCTGACCGACGGTCGATACCCGTTCCGGCCGGCGCTGCCATCGCCGGCCGGCTCCGAGGGCGTCGGCCGGGTCATCGACGTCGGCGACGGCGTGACGGCGGTCGAGCAGGGCGATCGGGTGCTGGTCCTGCCGTCGGGGCAGCCGGGCACCTGGCAGCAGGAAATTGTGATTGCCGAACGGTTCGTGGTGCGGGTCGGTCGCGACATCGACCCGGTGCAACTGGCCACGGTGGGGATCAACGCGGCCACCGCCCACCTGCTACTGCGCTACGGCAACCTGAGGCCCGGCGCCTGGGTGGCCCAGACCGCGGCGAACTCCGGTCTCGGCGCCTTCATCATCGCGCTCGCCCGCCGTGCCGGCCTGCGGACGCTGAACATCGTGCGTCGGCCCGGGGTCGCGGACCCGCTGCTCGACGCCGGCGCCGACGCGGTGGTGGTCAGCGACGACGCCCTCACCGCCGGGGTCGGCGAGGCGCTCGGTGACGAGAAGGTCTCTCTGCTGCTCGACGGGGTCGGCGGTCCGCTCGTCGCGGAGCTGGCGCCGTTCCTGGCGCGCGAGGCGGACATCGTCAGCTTCGCGGCGATGAGCGGACAACCGATCGCCGTGCACCCGATGTACCTCAACTTCAAGAACCTGCACGTACACGGGTTCTGGCTGAACAATTGGCTCGACTCCGCCCCGCGCGCCGAGATCGAACAGGTCTACGCAGAGATCATCGACCTGATCGCCGACCGGGTGCTGTCGACGCGCATCGAGGCCACCTACCGCCTCGATGAGCACGCTGAGGCGATCGCGCACGCGCGGTCCACCGGCCGCCACGGAAAGATCGTCTTCACCAACGACGTGTTGGTGACGCGATGAAGGCCGTGGTGGTGCAACGTCCGGGAACGGACAAGCCCCTGGAGGTGGTCGAGCTGCCCGACCCGGGCCAGCCGCAGTTCGGCGAGATCAGGGTACGCCTGCACGGCAGCACCCTGAACTTCCACGACAGCCTGGCCATCCGCAGCGCCACCACCCCGGTCGGGCACATCCCGCTCGCCGACGGGGCGGGCGTCGTGGAAGCGGTCGGCCCAGGGGTGGACGAGCTGGTGACCGGCGACCACGTGGTGGCGAGTTTCTTCCCGTTCTGGAACGACGGCCGGCCGACCGTCGACACCTTCAGCCGCACCCCGGGCCTCGGCCTCGCCGGCTACGCCCGCGAGATCGTGGTGGCGCCCGCCGCTCAGTTCGTCAAGGCGCCCCGGGGCTACAGCCACCCCGAGGCGGCGACGCTCACCGTCGCCGGGTTGACCGCCTGGCGGGCCCTGGTGAGCGACGCCGCGGTCACACCAGGCAACCAGGTGTTGATCATGGGCACCGGCGGGGTCGCTGTCTTCGCGTTGCAGTTCGCCAAGATGCTCGGCGCGACCGCGATCGTGACGTCCTCCTCCGACGCCAAGCTGCGACGCGCCAGGCAGTTGGGCGCCGACCACACCGTCAACTACCGCAGCGTGCCCGACTGGGGCCGGCACGTCTTTGACCTTACTGGCGGCGGCGTCGACGTCGTCGTGGAACTGGGCGGCGCGGCCACCCTCCCGCAGTCCATCGACGCCGCCCGGATCGGCGGGCTGATCTCACTGATCGGCATCCTGGCCGGCGTCTCCGGCGACGTGCCCACCGGCACCCTCAACCTCAAGCAGGTCCGGCTGCACGGCCTGGTCGTCGGAAGCCGCACCCAGCAGCAGCAAATGATCCGCGCCATCGATGCCACCGGCACACGTCCCATCATCGACCGCACCTTCGCCCTCGACGACCTGGCCGAGGCCACCGACTACCTCTCCTCCGGCGCCCACCTCGGCAAGGTCGCCATCACCTTCTGATCCGGCTCGAAAGAGGGCCATCAGACCGGCTGCCTTCGATCCTCTCGGGTTCAGGCCGCCACCAGCGACAACCCGGCCGACCCCCGGATCGTTCGTCGGGACACCCTCCTGTCCGCGCCGAGCATCCGGTACGTCACGCCAGGACCGCGAGCACCGCGTCCCACCGAAACGGAGTAACAGATGAAACTCGAAGAGATCTTCCGGATGACCGTCGCGGTGACTCCGCCGATCGTGATCGGCCACACCCCGTTGGGCCTTCGTCAGGTGATTGGCTCCTCCGGGGGCACCGTCGTCGGAGCGCGAATCTCCGGGCGGCTCAATTCCGGCGGCGGCGACTGGCTCCTGGTCACCGGCGACGGCTACGCCCGGCCGGACGTACGACACACGGTGCACACCGACGACGGAGCCGACCTGTACCTGCACGGCACCGGCCTGATCGAGATGAACGACGCCACCCGGGCGGCCATCAGTGGCGGCGCTCCAACCGACTTCGACGACGCCTACCTCCGACTCGGACTGGCCATCGAAAGCGGCGACCCCCGCTACAGCTGGGTCAACCGCGCGCTGTTCCTAGCCGAGGGCCGGATCCAGGAAGGCCCGACCATCGAGTACGTCGTGCACCAGGTCCTCTGACACGGAATACGTGGGGCAGCGCGGGCCGCCCCACTCGCGGTAACGCGAAGCTACGTCCTCGACGTCGAGAACAAGTGTTGCCCAGTCACTCGCCAGGGTCTGGCGGCGCCGCCGCTGCGGCGCGGCGGCGGGCCCGTGAGGTCCGCAGGTTGATGGCGTTGCCGCAGACCAGCACGTCGTGCCAGACTCCGCTGTTGTTGCGTGAGCGGTCGTAGAACGCGGAGCCGCACGCCTCGTTACGGCACACCTTGAGCCGCGGCCACAGACTCGACGTCTGGGCGGCGAGCGACTCGATCAGCAATAGTGAGGCGACAAGCTTCCATCCCGCGCCCTGGGGGCTCGCCACAACGGTGCCGTCGCAGCGCTGCCGCAGGCCAGCCGAGACGCCTGAACCGACGAGCCAGCCGGACGGCGCGTCGCTGGGCGAGCCACGGTGGTGCAGGGTCTGGCGTAGCTGCGCGCGCAGCTCGACCAGCCGCTGCCGGTCCCGCTCCCCGAAAGAGACGGTAGGCGCCGCAACTCCGGCGGTGGCGGACCAATCGGCCAGCTCGGCGGTGAACCACTGCTCAGCGGTGGCGACGTCAGCGAGAAGGTCAGGCTGGCCGCCGCCGTCGGTGTTGATGAAGTTCTGTACGACGTTGAAGCCAGTCGGCGCTGGCGTAAGGCCGTGACGGGTCGTGGCGGTCGAGCTCATCCGCCCATCGTATTGCGGGATTCGGCTACTGGCGACATAGCCGTTACATCTACGATTACGTTATTACGCACTCCGGCGAACGCGGGCGACAACGGTCCGGAAGGCGCGCTTCCGGCCTTCTCCCTGCCGACGCCCAGCACAGGCCGCAACCGCGATGTACCAACAACGCCGGAAACAACCCAAACGAATAGTGGCCTGCTCGAACACGATTAATCTTCTCTATCAGCCCTCTAGGCTCGAACCCATGGCGTCGTGCCCTGCGGTGACAGCAGCGTCCGGCGGTGCTGATCGACGGCGACGTCACACCGTAGTCGGCCGGGCACCGTCGTTGAGCCGCACGACACGGTCGGATGACGACAGGCCAGCGGTCGTCGGGATCCACTGATGTCAGGCAGGTGGTACTTCCGGCGACGGGGGCAGCCGGCGGACGAGGCAGCACTTCAGGAGAGCGCCCGCAGAAACCCCGGGCGAACCGTCACTTTCAGCGACGGTGTCTTCGCCATCTCCATCACACTGCTGGTGCTGGAAATCCAGCCACCGGAGGACACGGCCCACCTGGGACGGGCTCTCGCCGAACTGTGGCCCTCGTTCGTGGCGTACGCGCTGAGCTTCCTCCTAGTCGCCTCGATCTGGGTCAACCACCACGTCCTGTTCGACCAAATCGTCGCAGCTGACCGAGGTCTGCTACTGCTCAACACTGTGCTTCTGATGACTGTGGCGTTCGTGCCGTTCGCGGCGTCTGTACTCGCCGCGGCATTTCGCGATGGGCAGGGCGAGCCGCTCGCCTTGCTGTTCTTCGGTGGCCCGTTCGCACTCGGCACCATCTTCTTCAGCGCGATCTGGCAATACGCTCTGCGCGCACCGCGAGTACTGCACCGACGAGTCAGCGAGTCAGCAGGACGGATCGTGAGCAGGCGTCTTCTCGCGGGTCCACTGCTGACCCTCCTCGGCGCTGCCGCAGGCGCGGTCATCCCCGTACTGGGGCTGGCAATCTTCGCCCTGACGATCCCGGTCTTTTGGTTGCCCCTGCCTGCACTCGAACCAATCCCTCTCGACGACGATGACCCCTGACGGGTACGGGTCGACAGCCCTCGGCGCTCCGACAAGCGCTGTGGTTGCTCTCGTTCCCGCGCAGTGGTCGCCGGCAAGACGGCTAGTGAATGCATCCGCCAGTCCCTGATCCCCTACTGGCATCCAACCGCAAGATCAAGGGAGGTAGGAGCATCAGGCCACGAAGCGGACGTTGCTGACGTCGAGCAGAATGTGCGCCTCGTGGATCGCGATGTTGTCGTTCCCGCGCCCGAGGACACGGCGACGGGTCGGCACCGGCACTCCGTCGAAGACCTGTCGATTCCGCCGTCACTGCGTCCGCATTGCAGGTGCAGATAGGCGATGGCTCGGGGCGGCCGCCGCCGCTAGGCGATCGCGATGGTGAGTAGACGGCGGACGTCGGCGGAGTTGGTGATGACGACGGAGCGGCGGCCTCGTGCGCAGGGGTCCGTATCGGCGGTGGCGAGCAGGATCTGGGCTGCCCGGCGCAGCATGTCGGCGGCTTCCGGGACGGGCATGGGGAGATAGAAGGCGTTGGTGGCGGTGGGACGGCCGTGCAGGAGGAAGGCCATACGCCACAGCGCGGCGGCGGCCGACGGGTCGGTGACAGTCGTCGTGTGTTCGGTGAAGTCCTTGCGATAGCGGCGCCACGTGCCGCCCAGCGCCCGCTGAACGCGATGGTAGTCGCCGCGCGGGACGCCCACCCAGCAGTCGCCGGGCCGACCGGCCACCACCGCCCAGGTGAGGCCGTTCAGGACGCGGACCAGGCGGCCGGCCACCAGGTCGTCACCGGTGTAGGCGATTGGCAGGTAGGTCGGCGTGCTCCCACCGCGTACCGCCGCCCGGGTTATCTCGGCGGCCTCGCCGCCGCGTGGTCGCAGGCACTGCCAGGCGAGCGTCGCCTCGGCGAGGGGGTGCCGGCCCGCGGTGACCTGGGCCAGTGCGGGCAGGACGCCGGTTCCACCCGCGCGGCGGGTTGCGTCGTCGGTGCGTAGCGGCTGGCCGACGAGCCAGGAGCGGCGGGGCGGCGCGATGGCGATCGTCATGCCGGCGTTCCCTTCGTGAGTACTGAAGGAAGTGGTCAGGGAATGGGGCGTTCGCCCAGAATCTGGGTGTCGCGGACCCGGTAGGCCCAGACGGTGATCGACGAGGCGGTCAACTCACCGGACGGGGTGAATGCGATCCTGGTGGTGATGCCGGGCTGGTCGTAGGCCGACACGTACGCGGCCATCGAGGACCGGCTCAGGTGGTTCGAGCCGATGCCGTTGAGGAAGACGGTGGCGGCGTCGTACGCCTCGGCGCTGTTGGTGCCCGGTTCCAGCCCGCCGAATTCGGCCTGGTACTGCTGGATGAACGTGGCCGGCAACGTCTCCGGCGGCCGGCACGGGCAGGTGATGATCGCGTCCTGGGCGGCCCGCTGGCCCGCCGTGTGGAGGAAGCCCTCGTCTTTGACGCCGTCACCGGCGACGAAGGGGGCGGTCACGCCGGCCGCCCGTACCTGGCGGAGGAGCCGCCCGGCCTCGTCGTAGTAGCCGCCGAAGAAGATCACGTCCGGGTCGGCCGCCCGGATCCGGGTGACCACGGCGGTGAGGTCCTCCTGGGCTGGCAGAACGGTGCCGGATTCGACGACCCGCTCGCCGAGGACGCCCATGACCTCGCTCGCCAGGCCGTGCCCGTACGCTCCGGTGTCGTCGATGACGAACACCTTGCTCGCCCGGAGCACCCCGGCGATGTACCGGCCGGCGGCCGGACCCTGCTCGGCGTCGTTGCCGATCAGGCGGTGGAAGGTGGTCCAGCCCCGCGTGCTGAGGCTGGCTTCCGTCGCCGACGGGGTGATGCTAGCGATCTTGGCCTGATCGAGCAGGGGTACGGCCGCCTCGGATTCGCCGGAGAAGGCCGGGCCGACCACACCGAGGATGCGGGGGTCGGACACGACTTCCTGGGCGGCGGCGGGCGCCCGCTTCGGATCGGCCAGGGTGTCGAAGGCGGCAAGTTCCACTGTGCAGGCGGGATGAGCCGCGTTGTACTGGTTGAGAGCCAGCCGCACGCCGTGCTCGATGTTGCGGCCGAGGTTGGCCGCGGCGCCGGAGAGTGGGCCGAAGACTGCTATCCGGGCCTCGCAGCGTGACACCTCGACAGTGGAGGCGTCTGCCCGCTCGCCGCAGGCGGCCACCAGCAGGATGAGAGCCAGGGCTGTCAGTGCGGCCGCGCGACTCATGGCACCTCCCGTACATGATGTTGTGAGACATGGTGGACGGAGAAGGATGATGTTTTCGTGATGTTCCCGGCCCGCACTCCGCTTGCCGTCGTCGTGGCCACGACGCTGGTCCTGGCCGGTTGCGCAACCCCAGCGCCGCCCCCCGTCGCGATGGCGCCCTCGGCCACCCCACGGGTCACCGGTCTCTTCGCGATCACCTCGCGGACCGAGGGCGACATCGTCATCGACGGCCGCGGATACGCTCTCTACCGATCGTCCGACGACGACTCCTCGCCGCCCCGATCCGCCTGCACGGGCCCGTGCGCCGATCAGTGGCCGCCGGTGTCCTGGGCGCCTGATCTGCGGTTGGAGGGGATCAACAGGCAGTTGATCGGGACGTACCGGCGACCAGACGGCCGGATTCAGCTCACGCTGGGCGGGTGGCCCCTCTACGAGTACGCGGGTGACCGCACGCCGGGCGAGACGAACGGACGGGGGCGCGACGGGCGGTGGTGGCTCGTACGACCGGACGGCTCGTCATAGGTTCCCGCTCTGCCGAGGAAGGGTGAGCACCGCCAGCGTGCCGCCAGTGGGCACGGCCTCCAGCCGGAGGTGACCACCGTGTTCCAGGCCGACCCAGGCGGCGATGCTCAGGCCGAGGCCGATCCCGTCGGCTGCCCCGGTGGTGAAACGG
This window harbors:
- a CDS encoding SDR family oxidoreductase, which encodes MSNVTFDFTGKVVLVTGGGSGIGLQVAKDFAAAGADVVIAGRTTSRLDAAVTEIGAKASASTLDIGDGDAVRALIADMVNRYGRLDVVVSNAASYIPGDITDVAPSDWEQLRRTNIDGFFHLAQAALPELAKTGGSFVATSSVSGLRGDWGSPIYNASKGAVSLFVQALALDWGAKGVRVNAVAPSLTNTEPVAGVTGNDTLLRQFEARVALGRIAEPDDISPVVLFLASDSARYVNGVILPVDGGTSASTGQARPA
- a CDS encoding zinc-dependent alcohol dehydrogenase family protein codes for the protein MKSIQFSEYGVPDSLRLVEAEPTPARAGEVRVAIEAAPLNPSDFMLTDGRYPFRPALPSPAGSEGVGRVIDVGDGVTAVEQGDRVLVLPSGQPGTWQQEIVIAERFVVRVGRDIDPVQLATVGINAATAHLLLRYGNLRPGAWVAQTAANSGLGAFIIALARRAGLRTLNIVRRPGVADPLLDAGADAVVVSDDALTAGVGEALGDEKVSLLLDGVGGPLVAELAPFLAREADIVSFAAMSGQPIAVHPMYLNFKNLHVHGFWLNNWLDSAPRAEIEQVYAEIIDLIADRVLSTRIEATYRLDEHAEAIAHARSTGRHGKIVFTNDVLVTR
- a CDS encoding NAD(P)-dependent alcohol dehydrogenase, producing the protein MKAVVVQRPGTDKPLEVVELPDPGQPQFGEIRVRLHGSTLNFHDSLAIRSATTPVGHIPLADGAGVVEAVGPGVDELVTGDHVVASFFPFWNDGRPTVDTFSRTPGLGLAGYAREIVVAPAAQFVKAPRGYSHPEAATLTVAGLTAWRALVSDAAVTPGNQVLIMGTGGVAVFALQFAKMLGATAIVTSSSDAKLRRARQLGADHTVNYRSVPDWGRHVFDLTGGGVDVVVELGGAATLPQSIDAARIGGLISLIGILAGVSGDVPTGTLNLKQVRLHGLVVGSRTQQQQMIRAIDATGTRPIIDRTFALDDLAEATDYLSSGAHLGKVAITF
- a CDS encoding DUF3237 domain-containing protein, translated to MKLEEIFRMTVAVTPPIVIGHTPLGLRQVIGSSGGTVVGARISGRLNSGGGDWLLVTGDGYARPDVRHTVHTDDGADLYLHGTGLIEMNDATRAAISGGAPTDFDDAYLRLGLAIESGDPRYSWVNRALFLAEGRIQEGPTIEYVVHQVL
- a CDS encoding CGNR zinc finger domain-containing protein, which produces MSSTATTRHGLTPAPTGFNVVQNFINTDGGGQPDLLADVATAEQWFTAELADWSATAGVAAPTVSFGERDRQRLVELRAQLRQTLHHRGSPSDAPSGWLVGSGVSAGLRQRCDGTVVASPQGAGWKLVASLLLIESLAAQTSSLWPRLKVCRNEACGSAFYDRSRNNSGVWHDVLVCGNAINLRTSRARRRAAAAAPPDPGE
- a CDS encoding TMEM175 family protein codes for the protein MSGRWYFRRRGQPADEAALQESARRNPGRTVTFSDGVFAISITLLVLEIQPPEDTAHLGRALAELWPSFVAYALSFLLVASIWVNHHVLFDQIVAADRGLLLLNTVLLMTVAFVPFAASVLAAAFRDGQGEPLALLFFGGPFALGTIFFSAIWQYALRAPRVLHRRVSESAGRIVSRRLLAGPLLTLLGAAAGAVIPVLGLAIFALTIPVFWLPLPALEPIPLDDDDP
- a CDS encoding branched-chain amino acid ABC transporter substrate-binding protein, which produces MSRAAALTALALILLVAACGERADASTVEVSRCEARIAVFGPLSGAAANLGRNIEHGVRLALNQYNAAHPACTVELAAFDTLADPKRAPAAAQEVVSDPRILGVVGPAFSGESEAAVPLLDQAKIASITPSATEASLSTRGWTTFHRLIGNDAEQGPAAGRYIAGVLRASKVFVIDDTGAYGHGLASEVMGVLGERVVESGTVLPAQEDLTAVVTRIRAADPDVIFFGGYYDEAGRLLRQVRAAGVTAPFVAGDGVKDEGFLHTAGQRAAQDAIITCPCRPPETLPATFIQQYQAEFGGLEPGTNSAEAYDAATVFLNGIGSNHLSRSSMAAYVSAYDQPGITTRIAFTPSGELTASSITVWAYRVRDTQILGERPIP